One window of the Candidatus Sysuiplasma jiujiangense genome contains the following:
- a CDS encoding heavy metal translocating P-type ATPase, whose amino-acid sequence MAKDPVCGMYVDENTAKLKSIVGDRSYYFCSTDCKEQFDAPAKSWKKNRILTGLSWGLGIPIFVMSYFVHFSGVFIAIAVMAGIVQFVPGLKFYRGFSDAIKSRSSNMDTLIALGTTVAFFYSLYLVLMNPFASSLVVYFDTSALIIALIRTGSLMEEMMKDKASEATRRLLDLQPRIARVIRGGQEIPTPVEEVQSGDNIIVRPGESIPVDGIVVEGSSEVDQSMVTGESIPVVIRPGIAVVGGTINTVGTFVEKATTVGSDSALAKIVELVTEAREGKASIQRIADRVSSYFVPIVAVAAVISSLSWYFIGNAGVTVAVLAFVSVIIIACPCSLGIATPAALMVGAGKGAENGILYKGGDSLEMSRKVDTVVFDKTGTLTEGRPSVSSVLSLNEESEEKVIGILAALERSSEHPVGRAVVDYAGSRRISPVQATVAEFEAIPGYGLRGRLDGVLYWAGNRDMLKLQNAAVAPINENAIESEEQEGRTVIMLGAGKKVLGAVSLEDRIRPGTMELIKSMSEIGVEAVMVTGDNTSTAEKVAKEIGIKRFFANVKPEGKERIVRDLQKDGHIVAMVGDGVNDAPSLAAADLGIAIGTGTDVAKATGGIVLMKGDPRDVLVALRLGRKTFSKIKQNLFWAFAYNTVLIPIAGGVLVPFFGLGMYTYLPIAAAVAMAFSSTTVVSNSILLRRFNPAGRMYVAGAGVPA is encoded by the coding sequence ATGGCAAAAGATCCAGTTTGTGGCATGTATGTTGACGAGAATACTGCTAAACTGAAGAGTATTGTCGGTGATCGTTCTTATTACTTCTGCAGCACGGACTGCAAAGAGCAATTCGATGCGCCCGCTAAAAGTTGGAAAAAGAATAGAATCCTTACAGGTTTAAGCTGGGGACTAGGCATTCCCATTTTCGTGATGAGCTATTTTGTCCATTTTTCGGGCGTATTCATTGCAATAGCGGTCATGGCGGGTATCGTCCAGTTCGTCCCGGGGCTGAAGTTCTACAGAGGATTCTCTGATGCAATTAAGAGCAGATCATCCAACATGGATACTCTCATTGCTTTAGGGACCACAGTTGCATTTTTTTACAGCCTGTATCTGGTCCTGATGAATCCTTTTGCATCATCACTGGTTGTATACTTCGACACGTCAGCCCTCATAATCGCGCTGATCAGGACAGGGAGTCTGATGGAGGAAATGATGAAGGACAAAGCTTCTGAGGCCACTAGGAGACTTCTTGATCTTCAGCCAAGAATTGCGAGAGTAATACGCGGCGGACAGGAAATTCCGACGCCCGTCGAAGAGGTACAGAGCGGCGATAACATAATAGTCAGGCCGGGCGAAAGCATTCCTGTCGACGGGATTGTGGTTGAAGGGTCAAGTGAAGTTGATCAGTCAATGGTAACGGGAGAAAGCATACCAGTGGTTATAAGGCCGGGCATCGCCGTCGTTGGAGGAACTATCAACACTGTTGGTACTTTTGTGGAAAAAGCGACAACTGTCGGTTCCGACAGCGCATTGGCAAAAATAGTCGAACTTGTAACCGAAGCCAGGGAAGGAAAAGCGTCGATTCAGCGGATAGCGGACAGGGTTTCATCATATTTTGTTCCCATTGTAGCCGTTGCGGCTGTAATATCCTCGTTATCATGGTATTTCATTGGAAACGCTGGTGTAACAGTGGCTGTTCTCGCGTTTGTTTCTGTCATAATCATAGCGTGTCCCTGCTCTCTTGGAATTGCCACTCCTGCTGCCCTGATGGTGGGAGCCGGTAAGGGCGCCGAGAACGGAATACTCTACAAGGGCGGGGATTCCCTGGAGATGTCAAGAAAGGTAGATACTGTTGTATTCGATAAGACAGGTACACTCACTGAGGGCAGACCATCTGTTTCCAGTGTTCTGTCACTCAATGAGGAAAGTGAAGAAAAAGTGATCGGCATTCTTGCGGCACTTGAAAGATCTTCTGAACATCCTGTAGGCAGGGCCGTAGTCGATTATGCAGGGTCGAGACGCATATCGCCTGTACAGGCCACCGTTGCAGAATTTGAGGCGATACCAGGATACGGTTTGCGTGGAAGGCTGGACGGTGTACTTTACTGGGCCGGAAACAGAGACATGTTAAAGCTTCAGAATGCTGCAGTCGCTCCGATCAATGAAAATGCCATCGAATCGGAGGAACAAGAAGGGAGGACTGTCATAATGCTTGGAGCCGGAAAGAAGGTCCTGGGTGCCGTTTCTCTGGAAGACAGAATCAGGCCGGGAACTATGGAACTGATAAAATCGATGTCTGAGATTGGGGTCGAGGCAGTAATGGTCACCGGCGACAACACATCAACAGCGGAAAAAGTCGCAAAGGAGATCGGTATAAAACGCTTCTTTGCCAACGTTAAACCAGAGGGTAAGGAACGGATTGTCAGAGACCTTCAAAAAGACGGCCATATAGTTGCCATGGTCGGAGACGGTGTGAACGATGCGCCTTCCCTGGCTGCTGCAGACCTCGGCATAGCGATTGGTACCGGAACCGACGTTGCGAAGGCTACAGGCGGAATTGTGCTGATGAAGGGAGATCCCAGAGATGTTCTCGTTGCTTTGCGGCTTGGGAGAAAGACATTTTCAAAGATAAAACAGAATCTGTTCTGGGCATTTGCCTATAACACCGTTCTGATTCCGATTGCAGGAGGCGTTTTGGTTCCCTTCTTCGGTCTTGGTATGTACACTTATCTGCCGATTGCTGCAGCGGTCGCAATGGCATTCAGCAGTACAACGGTAGTTTCCAATTCAATCCTGCTGCGCCGATTCAATCCTGCCGGAAGAATGTATGTGGCTGGAGCGGGGGTACCAGCATGA
- a CDS encoding cbb3-type cytochrome c oxidase subunit I yields the protein MMGHYTENPYSNKFAKSIKRWLFTTNHKDVGILYLITSLAFFFVGGSFALLMRTQLYYPNNTFLNAYYYNQLVTSHGLIMVFWFISAFAFAFANYIVPIQIGAKDMAFPRLNALSYWLYLFSGILFLSGFFMPGGTIAGGWTIYQPLNQLKYSPQLGEDAALFGLLLLSVSVIVSTINFAVTITMKRAKGYGWLDLPMFTISIMFTIMMMWMAFPVFATDIVLLLISRTVGGSILLSEAGGALLWQHLFWFFGHPEVYIVFLPALGIMYDVSSVFSGMPIYTKKVMIATFAAETLLSLTVYMHHMFMTGTNLFWLDVSSVNTLTIGIPAGVLVLGELTTKIDGTFRPETPALFTVGGVIAFIIGGATGVFLSSITLDSGFNGGYWVIAHFHYIFVGTILFGIYSGLYYWFPKMFGRMYSEKLGKIHFVTSFIGLNLLYFPMFALYSMPRRYYTYPAGLGFTLPNQLATIGSYLFGFAQLILVVNLIYSYRHGAVAGENPWNSWSYEWLIPSPPPEFNFEGGTRVNDGRLMILPPEPGVKEVHTGSHLSPWPITLSLGATLSFLGLTLAIGGFGNIVLAAGLMIFTIAVFGWMIDDYYDAFPVVEKDGSRDKETWPFSGMDSRRMGMWVFITGDFFVFMTLLTSTMFLNLQISFFHLDPPSPVESASNFAIAAAVLIASIFSMYAAVWGARNKKRDTVLMGLIMTLIFALIYVGTVMMDWGQLASIGDGFGAMAASPLLSAFYSADFIHLAHIVAAIALLIYFSIKAVSSHFYRTDGTAHSSLASFFYFWVLIALMGIVFTGVFAMV from the coding sequence TTGATGGGGCATTACACCGAAAATCCGTACTCGAACAAATTTGCCAAGTCAATAAAGAGATGGCTCTTCACGACGAATCACAAGGACGTGGGTATCCTTTATCTCATTACTTCCCTCGCGTTTTTCTTTGTGGGAGGTTCGTTCGCCCTGCTGATGAGAACACAGCTCTATTACCCGAACAACACATTTCTCAATGCATATTACTACAATCAGCTCGTGACTTCGCATGGACTGATAATGGTTTTCTGGTTCATCAGTGCCTTTGCTTTCGCTTTTGCCAATTATATTGTCCCCATACAGATTGGAGCAAAGGACATGGCTTTTCCACGACTGAACGCACTGAGCTACTGGCTCTACCTCTTTTCAGGCATACTGTTTCTTTCGGGCTTCTTCATGCCTGGCGGAACCATTGCAGGCGGGTGGACAATATACCAGCCGCTGAACCAGCTGAAATATTCTCCTCAGCTGGGCGAGGATGCCGCACTTTTCGGCCTTCTTCTTTTAAGCGTTTCTGTGATAGTGAGCACGATCAATTTTGCAGTCACCATCACCATGAAAAGGGCCAAGGGCTACGGCTGGCTCGATCTGCCCATGTTCACAATTTCAATCATGTTCACCATAATGATGATGTGGATGGCTTTTCCCGTATTCGCCACCGACATCGTGCTGCTGTTGATAAGCAGGACGGTTGGAGGCAGCATACTGCTGTCCGAGGCTGGCGGTGCCCTCCTGTGGCAGCATCTGTTCTGGTTTTTCGGGCATCCTGAGGTGTACATAGTATTCCTGCCGGCGCTTGGAATCATGTACGATGTCTCAAGCGTTTTTTCAGGTATGCCGATTTATACAAAGAAAGTGATGATTGCGACCTTCGCAGCTGAAACGCTGCTCAGTCTTACTGTCTATATGCATCACATGTTCATGACTGGAACGAATCTGTTCTGGCTTGACGTATCCAGCGTAAACACGCTTACAATCGGCATACCGGCGGGCGTGCTCGTCCTCGGTGAACTGACGACCAAGATCGACGGTACATTTCGCCCTGAAACGCCTGCACTCTTCACAGTCGGGGGGGTTATAGCATTCATCATCGGTGGGGCGACAGGCGTTTTCCTGTCATCCATAACGCTTGATTCCGGATTCAATGGAGGGTACTGGGTAATTGCGCATTTCCACTACATATTTGTCGGGACAATACTCTTCGGCATTTATTCCGGACTGTATTACTGGTTTCCCAAAATGTTCGGCAGGATGTACAGCGAGAAACTGGGGAAAATACATTTCGTCACGTCATTCATAGGACTGAATCTCCTCTATTTTCCCATGTTTGCCCTGTACAGCATGCCGCGAAGGTACTACACATATCCCGCGGGCCTTGGCTTTACCCTCCCTAATCAGCTCGCAACCATTGGCAGTTATCTTTTTGGCTTTGCGCAACTGATACTTGTGGTAAACTTAATATATTCATACAGGCACGGCGCCGTCGCCGGCGAGAATCCGTGGAATTCCTGGTCATACGAATGGCTGATCCCTTCACCGCCCCCTGAATTCAACTTTGAGGGGGGAACAAGGGTAAATGACGGCAGGCTGATGATACTTCCGCCTGAGCCAGGGGTTAAAGAGGTTCATACCGGGAGTCACCTGAGCCCGTGGCCTATAACACTGTCGCTCGGTGCCACCCTTTCGTTTCTCGGCCTCACGCTAGCAATCGGTGGTTTCGGGAATATTGTCTTAGCAGCAGGTCTTATGATTTTTACCATAGCCGTTTTCGGCTGGATGATAGACGACTATTATGACGCATTTCCTGTTGTTGAGAAGGACGGAAGCAGGGATAAGGAGACATGGCCGTTCAGCGGAATGGACAGCAGAAGAATGGGAATGTGGGTATTCATTACAGGCGATTTTTTTGTGTTCATGACACTCTTAACATCGACGATGTTTCTGAATCTTCAGATATCATTTTTCCACCTCGACCCGCCGTCTCCTGTAGAAAGCGCTTCAAATTTTGCAATTGCGGCTGCAGTTCTTATTGCGAGTATTTTCAGCATGTATGCTGCGGTATGGGGGGCAAGAAACAAGAAGAGAGATACAGTGCTGATGGGGCTCATCATGACACTGATATTTGCACTGATTTATGTCGGCACGGTGATGATGGACTGGGGGCAGCTGGCTTCAATAGGGGATGGCTTTGGTGCCATGGCTGCCAGCCCGTTACTTTCCGCGTTCTACAGCGCCGACTTTATACACTTGGCACACATAGTCGCTGCAATCGCGCTGCTCATTTACTTTTCAATAAAGGCAGTAAGCAGCCACTTCTACAGGACTGACGGTACAGCTCATTCAAGCCTTGCCTCATTCTTCTATTTCTGGGTCCTTATTGCATTGATGGGCATTGTGTTCACAGGAGTTTTCGCAATGGTATGA
- a CDS encoding glucose 1-dehydrogenase: protein MKGLKDRVMVVTGASMGIGKAAAVRLAQEGSKVAMCDISDVQGNKAVDELISKGLSAKYYHLDVSRESEVSSVFDKVARELGPVFGLVNNAGISGVSKPTHEIDEKDWDRVFAVNVKGVFFCTKHAIPQMISQRAGSIVNLSSIYGLVGAEDAPPYHASKGAVRLMTKTDALFYAKYNIRVNSVHPGFIDTPMVQNFADSMGNRNLVYEQLKSLHPIGRLGKSDEIADGIAFLLSDESAFMTGSELVIDGGYTAR from the coding sequence ATGAAAGGCTTGAAAGATCGGGTAATGGTTGTAACAGGCGCTTCGATGGGCATAGGAAAAGCAGCTGCGGTCAGACTGGCACAGGAGGGTTCGAAGGTCGCAATGTGTGATATCAGTGATGTGCAGGGCAATAAGGCCGTCGACGAACTAATATCTAAGGGTCTTTCAGCCAAATACTATCATCTGGATGTGAGCAGGGAGTCGGAGGTATCTTCCGTCTTCGACAAAGTCGCCAGGGAGCTTGGTCCCGTATTCGGCCTGGTCAACAATGCCGGAATTTCAGGCGTAAGCAAGCCAACTCATGAAATAGATGAAAAAGACTGGGATCGTGTTTTTGCTGTGAACGTGAAGGGTGTATTTTTCTGCACCAAACATGCCATACCTCAGATGATTTCGCAAAGGGCAGGTTCTATCGTCAACCTCTCGTCAATATACGGTCTCGTGGGAGCCGAGGATGCACCACCATACCACGCTTCGAAGGGTGCAGTCCGTTTGATGACGAAGACTGACGCACTTTTCTATGCAAAATACAACATACGGGTTAACTCGGTACATCCTGGATTTATCGACACACCTATGGTTCAGAACTTCGCTGACAGCATGGGAAACAGGAATCTTGTTTATGAGCAGCTGAAGAGCCTGCATCCAATCGGCAGGCTAGGGAAAAGCGACGAAATTGCAGATGGTATTGCATTCCTTCTTTCGGATGAATCTGCGTTCATGACTGGTTCGGAACTTGTAATAGACGGAGGATATACGGCAAGATAA
- a CDS encoding prenyltransferase, with protein sequence MKADTPVSRDGVKHRMVSWSNAFRGFYDKGSSKTSNDFVTRMLYSMRSTILVISFQAAVISGLLAYIFKSFSLLNFLLILLSFVLLHTESNLLNDYFGFRYGHDSPDSPRRRYTLHPIADGIVSMGEMVVTLFVISAVLLSIAAYFLLLRGTGAFILILAGVIFLALYDVSSVSLKMMGLGEISSFVVWGPLMIAGGFYAITGTINLSVVLASVPFGLGVMSVLIGKHIDQMPFDSKKGIGTLPVRLGEYWSRAMLLFSMVAMYATVAISAIFLLLPFTLLLVFINISSLLKSFSVIRKSRPSEPPPGYVGWPLWYHRQALLHEKLFGWLYIAGLLLYPLLSNLGIPVHFF encoded by the coding sequence ATGAAAGCGGATACGCCAGTTTCCCGGGATGGGGTGAAGCACAGGATGGTTTCATGGTCAAATGCCTTCCGAGGTTTTTACGACAAAGGCAGTTCAAAGACTTCGAACGACTTTGTTACAAGAATGCTCTATTCAATGAGAAGCACAATTCTGGTAATATCATTTCAGGCGGCCGTAATCAGCGGATTGCTGGCTTATATTTTCAAATCATTCAGCTTACTGAATTTCTTGCTCATACTGCTGTCATTTGTTCTGCTTCACACGGAGAGCAATCTTCTGAACGATTACTTCGGATTCAGGTACGGCCATGATTCACCAGATTCTCCTCGAAGGAGGTACACACTCCATCCAATCGCTGACGGAATCGTGAGCATGGGGGAGATGGTGGTAACATTGTTCGTTATTTCAGCGGTTCTGCTTTCCATTGCTGCTTATTTTCTGCTCCTGAGAGGCACAGGCGCGTTTATACTGATACTGGCTGGTGTGATTTTTCTGGCGCTGTATGACGTTTCTTCAGTATCTCTCAAGATGATGGGCCTCGGAGAAATCTCCTCTTTCGTTGTCTGGGGACCATTGATGATTGCAGGCGGATTCTACGCAATTACCGGTACAATCAATCTTTCGGTTGTTCTGGCAAGCGTCCCGTTCGGGCTTGGTGTTATGTCTGTTTTGATTGGCAAGCATATCGACCAGATGCCCTTTGACAGCAAGAAAGGCATAGGCACTCTGCCGGTAAGACTGGGCGAATACTGGTCACGGGCAATGCTCCTCTTCTCTATGGTGGCGATGTACGCAACAGTCGCCATTTCCGCGATATTCCTTCTGCTGCCTTTCACGCTTCTTCTGGTTTTTATAAACATCAGCAGTCTCCTGAAATCATTTAGTGTGATAAGGAAGAGCAGGCCGTCTGAACCGCCGCCCGGTTATGTCGGATGGCCGTTATGGTATCACCGCCAGGCGCTTCTGCACGAAAAGCTCTTCGGCTGGTTATACATTGCGGGCCTGCTTCTATATCCGCTTCTCTCCAATCTGGGTATCCCTGTTCATTTTTTCTAG
- a CDS encoding AsnC family transcriptional regulator gives MKKDKLVLDEVDATLIRSLQGNARQSLRAISRRTGSSVPTLSLKLQRLMETGAIKGFTAVIDSEMFGFHDYLVEIAHRPGVMKDLEKYASEFSHCVITQDSRVVGIFSGREKDVVALYSKMSSIRGVERISITPTVSYETNTMKPELERGAKINIRCYYCKGEIGPSPVTIRSGGKTTYLCCSSCKKLYVEKIAGLKG, from the coding sequence ATGAAAAAAGACAAGCTTGTTCTTGACGAAGTGGATGCCACACTTATAAGGTCGTTGCAGGGAAATGCGAGACAGTCATTGAGGGCAATTTCCAGAAGAACTGGTTCTTCCGTTCCCACATTGAGCCTGAAATTGCAGAGATTGATGGAAACAGGCGCAATCAAGGGCTTCACCGCGGTGATAGATTCAGAGATGTTCGGATTCCACGATTACCTTGTGGAGATTGCACACAGACCCGGCGTAATGAAAGACCTGGAAAAATACGCCAGCGAGTTCTCTCATTGTGTCATAACACAGGATTCAAGGGTCGTCGGCATATTTTCAGGAAGAGAGAAAGATGTGGTTGCACTCTATTCCAAGATGTCGTCGATCAGGGGAGTGGAAAGAATAAGCATAACACCGACAGTTTCATATGAGACAAATACGATGAAACCCGAACTTGAAAGGGGGGCAAAAATAAACATACGCTGCTATTACTGCAAAGGGGAGATCGGTCCTTCGCCTGTTACAATCAGATCCGGCGGGAAGACAACGTATTTGTGCTGCAGCAGTTGCAAAAAGCTTTACGTTGAAAAGATTGCCGGGCTTAAGGGATAA
- the cyoE gene encoding heme o synthase, which produces MDLLKFRLITAEIMLASASLILAAGPSLQLTKLLYLIVFGYMGLGGSAAINSYLDRDIDAIMPRTADRPIPSGRIRPRNALTFGISLITLAIVLTSLLLNPLTAAIVGIGSFLYIVFYSIYLKRRTSMAVVWGGLAGAIPALGGWSVYTESYWIIPILIFLVVFFWQPSHFWNLSIYYRDDYIAAKIPVGPAVKEQSVITARSLAFNIATVSFTYLLYFVSHLSVEFFATITVMNAFLLYFSVKGIGNNRKEFYRISFFFSVTYIFIFIIALAISGIILPHSYIN; this is translated from the coding sequence GTGGATCTGCTGAAGTTCAGGCTTATAACAGCAGAAATCATGCTTGCATCGGCCAGTCTTATTCTGGCGGCCGGGCCCTCATTGCAGCTGACAAAACTGCTGTACCTGATAGTTTTCGGTTACATGGGACTTGGCGGTTCTGCGGCCATAAACTCCTATCTTGACAGGGACATAGATGCGATAATGCCCAGGACTGCAGACAGACCCATACCATCAGGCAGGATAAGACCACGGAATGCCCTTACATTCGGCATTTCGCTGATAACACTCGCAATTGTACTCACATCGCTACTGCTAAACCCGCTCACTGCGGCAATTGTCGGAATAGGCTCATTCCTGTACATCGTATTCTACTCCATCTATCTTAAGCGACGGACTTCCATGGCTGTCGTATGGGGGGGACTTGCCGGCGCGATTCCTGCACTCGGTGGCTGGTCCGTCTATACGGAAAGCTACTGGATCATACCAATACTGATATTTCTTGTCGTCTTTTTCTGGCAACCTTCTCACTTCTGGAATCTTTCCATATATTATCGCGATGACTATATAGCGGCAAAAATCCCGGTCGGACCAGCAGTAAAAGAACAGTCCGTGATCACCGCCCGGTCACTGGCATTCAACATTGCCACTGTCTCTTTCACCTATCTGCTATATTTTGTTTCACATCTTTCAGTCGAATTTTTTGCAACAATAACAGTGATGAATGCATTTCTGCTTTATTTTTCAGTCAAAGGCATAGGTAACAACAGGAAAGAATTCTACAGGATTTCGTTCTTTTTCTCCGTGACGTATATCTTCATTTTCATCATTGCACTGGCGATATCCGGCATAATCCTGCCTCACAGCTATATTAACTGA
- a CDS encoding cytochrome bc complex cytochrome b subunit, giving the protein MELMDKISEKIKEISSRFSMKSIIDINEQPLFRMPNYMFRLKYWLGAMVGAALIYEVISGLFLLLNYYPSDPYNQTIYMIYHIPFGAAILFSHLYGAYVMIFLIYIHMFRNYFDGAYKKPRQFQWVIGIILFALTLATAFTGYSLPADILGIDADDVARGILGSLPSGTALSFIIFGNGLPISQYTRLLGFHVILTALIGAFFAIHFMLFEQNGVMPSEKVKGTVPAIYPKKVWEKFNPWWPRNFVYTLAVTMMVWGIILLIPNLLANVNGVPFLFQPAPAPPPSSPSAAQIPAYPPWFFLFLYKVLDFSTPTGASYNPAVASLLAGLVPALFLLALPWLDRSRETAPHKRPLWIGIGILLITYLVQLSVWAYTAAGVREPFSTQVGIMLPPLVIAFVSIYGIPKLLMLDRRKLELTPKTAGLLIVVGLTLIGTIGAALSQPSVYALGIIIPIGLTFILFAKRVLAERPDRAVVVKSDERRMNPNVAMAIMFILFVIAAGIVYFMSFFPITGYGSTFWGMGTGVILLIFSYALILWDYVAYPQEEDEIPLSILLREADAIHDAKTTRTAPSVRNPSISVSVNTTAGDRSSAPKKLENPDN; this is encoded by the coding sequence ATGGAACTGATGGATAAAATTTCGGAGAAGATCAAGGAGATTTCATCTAGGTTCTCGATGAAGTCAATTATCGACATAAATGAGCAGCCATTATTCAGAATGCCCAACTACATGTTTCGCCTGAAGTACTGGCTTGGAGCCATGGTTGGTGCCGCACTGATTTATGAAGTGATAAGCGGTCTTTTCCTTCTGCTGAATTATTACCCGTCCGATCCCTACAACCAGACAATATACATGATTTACCACATACCGTTCGGCGCTGCAATACTGTTTTCCCATCTCTATGGCGCATATGTAATGATTTTTCTCATCTACATACACATGTTTCGTAACTATTTTGACGGTGCATACAAGAAACCGAGGCAATTTCAGTGGGTTATCGGGATCATACTTTTTGCACTAACGCTTGCCACCGCATTCACAGGCTATTCACTGCCGGCCGACATACTCGGCATTGATGCGGACGACGTGGCGAGGGGAATTCTGGGATCCCTGCCTAGTGGTACAGCCCTTTCTTTCATCATATTCGGAAACGGACTTCCGATAAGCCAGTACACAAGGCTGCTTGGTTTCCACGTAATACTGACGGCCCTGATAGGCGCATTCTTTGCCATACACTTCATGCTCTTTGAGCAGAATGGAGTGATGCCTTCAGAAAAGGTCAAGGGAACCGTACCCGCAATTTATCCAAAAAAGGTATGGGAAAAATTCAATCCCTGGTGGCCAAGAAACTTTGTCTATACGCTTGCAGTAACGATGATGGTATGGGGGATTATCCTGCTCATACCAAATCTGCTGGCGAATGTCAACGGGGTTCCATTTTTATTCCAGCCTGCGCCTGCACCGCCTCCGTCAAGTCCTTCAGCTGCACAAATACCTGCTTACCCTCCATGGTTCTTTCTCTTCCTCTACAAGGTGCTTGATTTCAGCACACCGACAGGCGCATCATACAATCCTGCGGTGGCATCATTGCTTGCCGGACTGGTTCCAGCCCTTTTCCTCCTGGCACTGCCATGGTTGGACAGGTCTCGAGAAACGGCACCCCATAAAAGACCGTTGTGGATCGGCATAGGCATACTGCTCATAACATACCTGGTGCAGCTCAGCGTCTGGGCATATACAGCAGCAGGTGTCAGGGAGCCGTTTTCCACCCAGGTGGGCATCATGCTGCCTCCTCTGGTAATTGCCTTCGTTTCCATATACGGTATTCCGAAATTGCTCATGCTCGATCGCAGGAAACTGGAACTTACACCAAAAACTGCGGGACTGCTCATTGTGGTCGGCCTTACTCTCATCGGTACAATCGGTGCTGCTTTGTCCCAGCCTTCTGTTTACGCGCTTGGAATAATCATACCGATAGGACTCACTTTTATACTGTTTGCAAAGAGGGTTCTTGCCGAAAGACCCGACAGGGCAGTTGTCGTCAAGAGCGACGAAAGGAGAATGAACCCGAATGTCGCAATGGCCATAATGTTCATATTGTTTGTAATTGCGGCAGGAATTGTTTACTTCATGAGTTTCTTCCCGATCACCGGCTACGGAAGCACCTTCTGGGGAATGGGTACGGGCGTCATACTGCTCATTTTCAGTTATGCGCTTATCCTCTGGGATTATGTGGCTTACCCGCAGGAAGAGGACGAAATACCCCTTTCCATACTGCTGCGGGAAGCTGATGCTATTCATGATGCGAAGACTACAAGGACTGCTCCGTCGGTACGAAACCCTTCCATTTCTGTTTCGGTAAATACAACAGCAGGAGATAGGAGCTCAGCACCCAAGAAACTGGAGAACCCGGACAACTGA
- the coxB gene encoding cytochrome c oxidase subunit II — protein sequence MITEQMMLSSGVSVTSNVWYSIFYLYMTVAIIASAFFIGWIIYLVISTRERPSRHTPSQIHPGIIPSSTRGRPRNVAFLILFLIVVFFGLWIYQLPTTNFIKQAPQNAKNELVIDVYGQQWFWSFRYPNGYNVSKYATFPTNTTILFRVTSLDVMHEFSVPAFEIKIDAFPGVWNIAWTKVYQTGNYTAFCTELCGLGHATMWAKLNFVSPSQYQAWIAAHNP from the coding sequence ATGATAACGGAACAGATGATGCTGTCGTCGGGTGTATCGGTTACTTCGAATGTCTGGTATTCCATATTTTATCTCTACATGACTGTTGCAATCATTGCCAGCGCTTTCTTCATAGGCTGGATAATATACCTGGTCATTTCCACCAGAGAGAGACCAAGCAGGCATACACCCAGCCAGATACACCCCGGCATCATTCCATCGTCCACCAGAGGAAGGCCGAGAAATGTTGCATTTCTCATCTTATTCCTGATTGTCGTCTTTTTCGGGCTTTGGATATACCAGCTTCCGACTACAAACTTCATAAAACAGGCTCCCCAGAATGCAAAGAATGAGCTTGTAATTGATGTCTATGGACAGCAGTGGTTCTGGAGCTTCAGGTACCCCAACGGCTACAATGTGTCAAAATATGCAACCTTTCCGACAAATACAACCATCCTTTTCAGAGTTACCAGCCTTGATGTGATGCATGAATTTTCAGTGCCTGCATTCGAGATAAAAATAGATGCGTTTCCGGGTGTCTGGAACATCGCATGGACAAAGGTTTACCAGACAGGCAACTATACAGCATTCTGCACGGAACTCTGCGGTCTCGGACATGCCACGATGTGGGCCAAACTCAATTTCGTCAGTCCGTCACAGTATCAGGCCTGGATTGCCGCCCACAATCCCTGA
- a CDS encoding YHS domain-containing protein has translation MVKDVVCNMGVDEKNAKFSSEYKGRKYYFCSDSCKRSFDANPVKFVRD, from the coding sequence ATGGTAAAGGACGTAGTCTGCAACATGGGCGTCGATGAAAAGAACGCGAAGTTCAGTTCCGAATACAAGGGCAGGAAGTATTACTTCTGTTCTGACAGCTGCAAAAGATCCTTCGATGCCAATCCTGTCAAATTCGTCAGAGACTGA